Proteins encoded by one window of Arachis hypogaea cultivar Tifrunner chromosome 1, arahy.Tifrunner.gnm2.J5K5, whole genome shotgun sequence:
- the LOC112695123 gene encoding uncharacterized protein — MAHRPTQRRNPAAPLQYNPSSSTVTAPAKAKNTTTATAGSAAVPFPYPKPNPDLIAQLSRPNNHSSFMAKQFSSLNLGPNTHKTKQHALSHAKSMTSSCIVDSSSKLSLLKPITASSNNKLAPKVEKEGAKRSSLEKKPQKSKLHGLLAMKNENEKRKKKSSVVEKSKNPVEEEEEEGHGDGDKRRSCVVSSVSSGRRRSMCGPSEAELGDVFAINGVKLVSADMPPFMQIHAVDCARKTLDSMEKFTSKTLALSLKKEFDGVYGPAWHCIVGTSFGSYVTHSVGGFLYFSMDQKLYILLFKTAVQKVN, encoded by the exons ATGGCGCACCGCCCCACTCAGCGGCGGAATCCGGCGGCGCCTCTACAATACAATCCCTCATCATCCACCGTTACCGCTCCGGCAAAGGCAAAGAAcaccaccaccgccaccgccGGCTCCGCCGCCGTCCCTTTTCCGTACCCGAAACCAAATCCAGATCTCATAGCACAACTATCTAGACCTAATAACCATTCTTCTTTCATGGCGAAACAGTTCTCAAGCCTAAACTTGGGTCCAAACACTCACAAAACCAAACAACACGCTCTCTCACACGCAAAATCCATGACATCATCTTGCATAGTTGATTCCTCCTCCAAGCTCTCGCTTCTCAAACCGATCACCGCCTCCAGTAACAATAAACTTGCACCGAAGGTTGAAAAAGAGGGTGCTAAGAGAAGTTCATTGGAGAAGAAGCCACAGAAATCGAAACTTCACGGTTTGTTGGCGATGAAGAACGAGAacgagaagagaaagaagaagagttctgtggttgaaaagtcaaagaatcctgtagaagaagaagaagaagaaggacacGGTGATGGTGATAAGAGAAGAAGCTGCGTGGTTTCTTCGGTGAGTAGCGGAAGAAGGAGGTCCATGTGTGGACCCTCAGAAGCTGAATTAGGAGATGTATTTGCGATCAACGGTGTAAAATTGGTGTCAGCTGATATGCCACCGTTCATGCAGATCCACGCCGTTGATTGTGCCAGAAAGACTCTTGATAGCATGGAAAAGTTCACATCCAAGACCCTTGCACTCTCCCTCAAAAAG GAATTTGATGGGGTGTATGGGCCAGCATGGCACTGTATAGTGGGGACTAGTTTTGGGTCATATGTGACACATTCAGTTGGAGGGTTCCTATATTTCTCAATGGATCAGAAATTGTACATCCTCTTGTTTAAGACCGCTGTTCAAAAGGTTAACTGA